In the Staphylococcus condimenti genome, one interval contains:
- a CDS encoding FeoB-associated Cys-rich membrane protein, translated as MTILINAVIILLIFGYAAYTLIRFFKKSKQGKCAACDINQGCGHAMPKEMKKHQKHVS; from the coding sequence ATGACTATTTTAATTAACGCTGTCATTATATTACTGATTTTCGGATATGCCGCATATACTTTAATCCGCTTCTTCAAAAAGTCCAAACAAGGGAAATGCGCCGCATGCGATATCAACCAAGGTTGCGGACACGCAATGCCTAAAGAAATGAAAAAACATCAAAAACATGTATCATAA
- a CDS encoding PadR family transcriptional regulator — MTVSNQLMKGLLDGAILGLIAHGETYGYEILEKLKAQQFPEISDGSIYPVLLRLSKKGYIQSEMRKSDNGGPKRKYYTITESGRIELQTFTEKWQALNHGMNNILRRDKDA; from the coding sequence ATGACAGTTTCCAATCAATTAATGAAAGGTCTACTCGATGGCGCTATCCTAGGTTTAATTGCGCACGGAGAGACCTATGGATATGAAATATTAGAAAAACTAAAAGCACAACAATTCCCTGAAATCAGCGATGGCAGTATATATCCTGTATTGCTCCGACTAAGTAAAAAAGGGTATATTCAAAGTGAAATGCGCAAATCAGACAACGGTGGTCCAAAGCGAAAATATTACACAATCACAGAATCAGGCCGTATAGAATTGCAAACTTTTACTGAAAAATGGCAAGCACTAAATCACGGCATGAATAATATATTAAGGAGAGACAAAGATGCTTAG
- a CDS encoding metallophosphoesterase — protein MKGRILVSSDIHGHGAALAKLLKYVDYNPKKDQLVLLGDYVNNGPDSTGTLKMVKKLHSEGAIVLLGNHDVRWMKSKEKRKRKWRAVLQGFDSMAKIDNYLFVHAGVNPSKSLGEQKLSEVSGFESNVELAREIKGKWLVHGHVPTRRYGAKKNKIHIKGRTIDVDTGAGHGKHLSLVDLTHQHVCAIEVEHAKKVYEYSFG, from the coding sequence ATGAAAGGGAGAATTCTAGTTTCGTCAGATATTCATGGTCATGGGGCAGCCTTGGCCAAACTCTTAAAATATGTGGATTATAATCCTAAAAAAGATCAATTAGTACTGTTAGGGGATTATGTCAATAACGGACCAGATTCAACAGGAACTTTGAAAATGGTTAAGAAATTACATAGTGAAGGTGCAATTGTATTATTAGGCAATCATGATGTACGTTGGATGAAATCAAAAGAAAAGCGGAAGCGCAAATGGCGTGCTGTCCTGCAAGGTTTTGATAGTATGGCTAAAATTGATAATTATTTGTTTGTACATGCAGGCGTCAATCCTTCAAAATCATTAGGTGAACAAAAATTATCCGAAGTATCAGGCTTTGAATCAAATGTTGAATTGGCGCGTGAAATTAAAGGTAAGTGGCTAGTACATGGACATGTGCCGACACGCCGATACGGTGCTAAAAAGAATAAAATTCATATCAAAGGACGTACTATTGATGTTGATACAGGTGCAGGTCATGGCAAGCATTTATCGCTTGTAGATCTAACCCACCAGCACGTATGTGCAATTGAAGTTGAACATGCGAAAAAAGTATATGAATATAGTTTTGGATAA